The proteins below come from a single Dendropsophus ebraccatus isolate aDenEbr1 chromosome 15, aDenEbr1.pat, whole genome shotgun sequence genomic window:
- the STUM gene encoding protein stum homolog: MDIKEGDTIEKGAASGVVVQVREKKGPLRAAIPYMPFPVAVICLFLNTFVPGLGTFVSAFTVLCGARTDLPDRHICCVFWLNIAAALIQILTAIIMVGWIMSIFWGMDMVILARYKEQGIPQQL, translated from the exons ATGGATATCAAGGAAGGGGACACAATAGAGAAGGGGGCAGCCAGTGGGGTGGTGGTACAAGTGAGAGAGAAGAAAGGACCCCTCAGAGCTGCAATCCCCTATATGCCTTTCCCTGTGGCTGTCATCTGCCTCTTCCTCAATACTTTTGTACCAGGGCTGG GGACATTTGTGTCGGCGTTCACCGTGCTGTGCGGAGCCAGGACTGATCTCCCCGACCGCCACATATGCTGCGTGTTCTGGCTGAACATAGCCGCAGCCCTTATCCAAATCCTCACAGCGATTATCATGGTCGGATGGATTATGAGCATATTCTGGGGGATGGACATGGTCATTCTGGCAA